In one window of Kitasatospora sp. MMS16-BH015 DNA:
- a CDS encoding pirin family protein: MPAVTVENPLILPRIAAPAEGTVARPVLAVSTAPEGFEGEGFPVRRAFAKINQKYLDPFIMMDQMGEVDYAAGEPKGTPWHPHRGFETVTYIIDGTFIHRDSHGGGGTITDGDTQWMTAGSGLLHIETPPESLVKSGGLFHGLQLWVNLPASDKMIAPKYQDIRGGSVKLLTSADGGALVRVIAGEIDGHQGPGATHTPITMTHISLNPGAQITIPWRTDFNALAYGLAGSGTAGEEHRPFHRGQSVVFGEGGSLTVRADEKQDSRDPNFEFVLLGGLPIREPVAHYGPFVMNSHRELQQAMEDFQAGRLGTIPADAN; encoded by the coding sequence ATGCCCGCCGTGACCGTCGAGAACCCGCTCATCCTGCCGCGCATCGCGGCCCCCGCCGAGGGCACCGTCGCCCGCCCCGTCCTGGCCGTCTCCACCGCGCCCGAGGGCTTCGAGGGCGAGGGCTTCCCGGTCCGCCGGGCCTTCGCCAAGATCAACCAGAAGTACCTCGACCCGTTCATCATGATGGACCAGATGGGCGAGGTGGATTACGCCGCCGGGGAGCCCAAGGGCACCCCCTGGCATCCGCACCGCGGCTTCGAGACCGTCACCTACATCATCGACGGCACCTTCATCCACCGTGACTCGCACGGCGGCGGCGGCACCATCACCGACGGCGACACCCAGTGGATGACGGCCGGCTCGGGCCTGCTGCACATCGAGACCCCGCCGGAGTCGCTGGTCAAGTCCGGCGGCCTCTTCCACGGCCTCCAGCTCTGGGTCAACCTGCCCGCCTCGGACAAGATGATCGCGCCCAAGTACCAGGACATCCGCGGCGGCAGCGTCAAGCTGCTCACCTCCGCCGACGGCGGCGCGCTGGTGCGCGTGATCGCCGGCGAGATCGACGGCCACCAGGGCCCCGGCGCCACCCACACCCCGATCACCATGACCCACATCTCGCTCAACCCGGGCGCCCAGATCACCATCCCCTGGCGCACCGACTTCAACGCCCTCGCCTACGGCCTGGCCGGCAGCGGCACCGCCGGCGAGGAGCACCGCCCCTTCCACCGCGGCCAGTCCGTGGTCTTCGGCGAGGGCGGCTCCCTCACCGTCCGCGCCGACGAGAAGCAGGACTCCCGCGACCCCAACTTCGAGTTCGTCCTCCTCGGCGGCCTCCCCATCCGCGAGCCCGTCGCCCACTACGGCCCGTTCGTGATGAACAGCCACCGCGAACTCCAGCAGGCCATGGAGGACTTCCAGGCCGGCCGCCTCGGCACCATCCCCGCCGACGCGAACTGA
- a CDS encoding AfsR/SARP family transcriptional regulator, protein MSGSGDTVRFRVLGPISMLPHTPTAAKVRVLLATLLVRANEAVSTTALIDELWDIHPPRTAATTLQVYVSQLRRALGEIPSEPTTTERRLHTVPPGYRLTVSEEEFDLSRFETLRRTGKEAYDQGDYVTAAADLRESLSLWTGLALSGVPHGPVLATTSVRLEELRTVTLEQRIAADLRLGRHHELTGELMELVNQHPYRETLHAHLMVALYRSDRQSDALQAFARARKALVDELGVEPGAGLRRLHDRILRSDPHLAWQDPAPARPAPVAPALWLPPATADFTGREAALATAAKLLPGEEGQGPRVLVIGGRAGVGKTAFAAEFARRFAANFPDGQVLLPLRGGQDRPLDSAQTVLGLLHRLSTDSAAAPGDQEGSSAEGRPELAELTEQLHRAVEGRKLLLVLDDAASEDQLRPVLAAMPEVFTVVTSRRPLTGLDGARHLVLDVLRPSEAARLLTSIVGPRLTEDSTAAREIVRLCGCLPLAVRVAGSGLAARPHWSANDWADRLADEGAGLSPFVAGDLDVRASLLVGYREIGPAEQRAFRLLALAPVPDFPLWAAAALLDLPPAEAEQVVERLVESQLLSVRRHGPGQPCRYSYHRLLRTLALELLAADPVGAVEAGTERLATAYLSYAQYAAALLTPERAERPDGGGPGALSCGRIVGDNPARWFQEEAAGLVGAVRQAHAAGLWLLTWELTRALAGYFEAGSAWDEWAATHELALAAAHRAEHPGARAAVLVSLGDLAWQQRRGPLAAEHYETARVIHRELGDRLGEARCLVGLADVALTDAEPGPAGKLYAQAAELYGTEPAGQRGRVDVLRGLALAHLISGRTEEALVGFAEFVDAAQRLGDRRWAQFGSRSIDRIQEHMIDWAGGAREARPEAVEVRPGVWLVGDPQLQR, encoded by the coding sequence ATGTCGGGCTCAGGGGACACCGTCAGATTCCGCGTGCTCGGACCGATCAGCATGCTGCCGCACACGCCGACCGCCGCCAAGGTCCGGGTGCTGCTGGCCACGCTGCTCGTCCGGGCCAACGAGGCCGTCTCCACCACGGCCCTGATCGACGAGCTCTGGGACATCCACCCGCCGCGCACGGCGGCCACCACGCTCCAGGTCTACGTCTCCCAACTACGGCGCGCGCTCGGCGAGATACCGTCCGAGCCGACCACCACCGAACGCCGACTGCACACCGTCCCGCCGGGCTACCGGCTCACCGTCAGCGAGGAGGAGTTCGACCTCAGCCGCTTCGAGACCCTGCGCCGCACCGGCAAGGAGGCCTACGACCAGGGGGATTACGTCACCGCCGCCGCCGATCTGCGGGAGAGCCTGTCGCTCTGGACCGGCCTGGCGCTCTCCGGCGTGCCGCACGGCCCGGTGCTCGCCACCACCAGCGTGCGGCTGGAGGAGCTGCGCACCGTCACCCTGGAGCAGCGGATCGCGGCCGACCTGCGGCTCGGCCGGCACCACGAACTCACCGGCGAGCTCATGGAGTTGGTCAACCAGCACCCGTACCGGGAGACGCTGCACGCGCACCTGATGGTGGCGCTCTACCGCTCCGACCGGCAGTCCGACGCGCTCCAGGCCTTCGCCCGCGCCCGGAAGGCGCTGGTGGACGAGCTGGGCGTGGAGCCCGGGGCCGGGCTACGCCGGCTGCACGACCGCATCCTGCGCTCGGACCCGCACCTGGCCTGGCAGGACCCGGCTCCGGCCCGGCCCGCCCCGGTGGCGCCCGCGCTCTGGCTGCCGCCCGCCACGGCCGACTTCACCGGCCGGGAGGCCGCGCTGGCCACCGCCGCCAAGCTGCTGCCCGGCGAGGAGGGCCAGGGCCCGCGGGTGCTGGTGATCGGCGGCCGGGCCGGGGTCGGCAAGACGGCCTTCGCCGCCGAGTTCGCCCGCCGGTTCGCCGCGAACTTCCCGGACGGCCAGGTGCTGCTGCCGCTCCGCGGTGGGCAGGACCGGCCGCTGGACAGCGCGCAGACCGTGCTCGGCCTGCTGCACCGGCTCTCCACCGACTCCGCTGCCGCACCGGGGGACCAGGAAGGGAGCAGCGCCGAGGGCCGACCCGAGCTGGCCGAGCTGACCGAGCAGCTGCACCGGGCCGTGGAGGGGCGCAAGCTGCTCCTGGTGCTGGACGACGCGGCCTCCGAGGACCAGCTGCGGCCGGTGCTGGCCGCGATGCCCGAGGTGTTCACCGTGGTCACCAGCCGCCGGCCGCTGACCGGCCTGGACGGCGCCCGGCACCTGGTGCTCGACGTGCTCCGGCCCTCCGAGGCCGCCCGGCTGCTCACCTCGATCGTCGGCCCCCGGCTCACCGAGGACTCGACGGCGGCGCGGGAGATCGTCCGGCTCTGCGGCTGCCTGCCGCTGGCCGTCCGGGTGGCGGGCAGCGGCCTGGCGGCCCGCCCGCACTGGTCGGCGAACGACTGGGCCGACCGACTGGCGGACGAGGGCGCGGGCCTGAGCCCGTTCGTGGCGGGCGACCTGGACGTGCGGGCCAGCCTGCTGGTGGGCTACCGCGAGATCGGCCCGGCCGAGCAGCGCGCCTTCCGGCTGCTGGCGCTCGCACCGGTGCCGGACTTCCCGCTCTGGGCGGCCGCCGCGCTGCTCGACCTGCCCCCGGCCGAGGCCGAGCAGGTGGTGGAGCGGCTGGTGGAGTCGCAGCTGCTGAGCGTGCGGCGGCACGGCCCGGGCCAGCCCTGCCGATACAGCTACCACCGGCTGCTGCGCACCCTGGCGCTCGAGCTGCTCGCGGCCGACCCGGTCGGCGCGGTGGAGGCGGGCACCGAGCGCCTGGCCACGGCGTACCTCTCGTACGCCCAGTACGCGGCGGCGCTGCTCACCCCCGAGCGGGCCGAGCGGCCGGACGGCGGCGGGCCGGGGGCGCTCTCCTGCGGGCGGATCGTCGGGGACAACCCGGCGCGCTGGTTCCAGGAGGAGGCGGCCGGGCTGGTCGGGGCCGTCCGGCAGGCGCACGCGGCCGGGCTCTGGCTGCTCACCTGGGAGCTGACCCGGGCGCTGGCCGGGTACTTCGAGGCCGGTTCGGCCTGGGACGAGTGGGCGGCCACCCACGAGCTGGCGCTGGCGGCGGCGCACCGGGCCGAGCACCCGGGGGCGCGGGCGGCGGTGCTGGTCTCGCTGGGCGACCTGGCCTGGCAGCAGCGGCGCGGGCCGCTGGCGGCCGAGCACTACGAGACGGCCCGGGTGATCCACCGGGAGCTGGGCGACCGGCTCGGCGAGGCGCGCTGCCTGGTCGGGCTGGCGGACGTGGCGCTCACCGACGCCGAGCCGGGCCCGGCGGGCAAGCTCTACGCGCAGGCGGCCGAGCTGTACGGCACCGAGCCGGCCGGGCAGCGCGGGCGGGTGGACGTGCTGCGGGGCCTGGCGCTGGCGCACCTGATCTCGGGGCGGACGGAGGAGGCGCTGGTCGGGTTCGCGGAGTTCGTGGACGCGGCGCAGCGGCTGGGCGACCGGCGGTGGGCGCAGTTCGGCAGCCGTTCGATCGACCGGATCCAGGAGCACATGATCGACTGGGCGGGGGGTGCCCGGGAGGCCCGACCGGAGGCGGTCGAGGTTCGGCCGGGCGTGTGGTTGGTGGGTGATCCGCAGCTCCAGCGGTGA
- a CDS encoding AfsA-related hotdog domain-containing protein, translating to MHHLVHRPNTPEGVVLGTTGPTEQQFAVSALLPERHPLFNDGAELFHDLHSPAEVLRRTALFVSHRYFRVPQERPAVFAATEVAMTGLEPWRRSPGPAHLAMDITLTPADVVSGVPRGLECESTIYVEGARCGTASARLVFLMPRVYQNHRERGRSMSRAEFIGPTDGELWAGSPTARAVGRADQVNVVLGTPLLSPESELVVELVTDPRNQVYAEATTDHVPALVLIEGTRQAALLLAGELHGFTVGSCVLSRWNARFQGFAEPDLPLYCRATAGELERTADGRPALPVALTLHQGSRQVAAIDTVVLQDC from the coding sequence GTGCACCACCTGGTCCACCGGCCCAACACGCCCGAGGGCGTGGTGCTGGGCACCACCGGTCCGACCGAGCAGCAGTTCGCGGTCTCCGCACTGCTGCCCGAGCGGCACCCGCTCTTCAACGACGGCGCCGAGCTGTTCCACGACCTGCACTCGCCAGCCGAAGTCCTGCGCCGCACCGCGCTGTTCGTCTCGCACCGGTACTTCCGGGTGCCGCAGGAGAGACCGGCGGTGTTCGCCGCGACGGAAGTGGCGATGACCGGGCTGGAGCCCTGGCGGCGCAGCCCGGGGCCGGCCCACCTGGCGATGGACATCACGCTGACCCCGGCCGACGTGGTCAGTGGGGTGCCGCGCGGTCTGGAGTGCGAGTCGACGATCTACGTCGAGGGGGCGCGCTGCGGCACCGCCAGCGCCCGGCTGGTCTTCCTGATGCCGCGGGTCTACCAGAACCACCGCGAGCGCGGGCGCTCGATGAGCAGGGCCGAGTTCATCGGCCCCACCGACGGCGAGCTGTGGGCCGGTTCGCCCACCGCGCGGGCGGTCGGCCGGGCCGACCAGGTCAACGTGGTGCTCGGCACCCCGCTGCTCAGCCCGGAGAGCGAACTGGTGGTGGAGCTGGTGACCGACCCGCGCAACCAGGTCTACGCCGAGGCCACCACCGACCACGTGCCGGCCCTGGTGCTGATCGAGGGCACCCGGCAGGCCGCGCTGCTGCTCGCGGGCGAGCTGCACGGCTTCACCGTCGGCAGCTGCGTGCTGAGCCGGTGGAACGCGCGCTTCCAGGGGTTCGCCGAGCCCGACCTGCCGCTCTACTGCCGGGCCACCGCCGGGGAGTTGGAGCGCACGGCGGACGGGCGGCCGGCCCTGCCCGTGGCGCTCACCCTGCACCAGGGGTCGCGGCAGGTCGCCGCGATCGACACCGTCGTGCTCCAGGACTGCTGA
- a CDS encoding response regulator transcription factor — protein MTTERYDEVNEALPRRARRALVVDQWPLARWAVSGLLRDAAVVESVSVAATAEAAWRIYQESRPELVVTDCDLLGSWDGIRLGRRLKELPGAPLVLVYTERSELSVVIECLRGAADGFVHRSVETVAMVDAVERLVAGRHVWLTSQDQPRAEEGWLETDLQHGGMTVREREVLALLLRRFSNDEIADELHLARQTVKNYVSTVLQKLEVSSRRELYGRMWAPAQVGS, from the coding sequence ATGACGACGGAGCGCTATGACGAGGTGAACGAGGCCCTGCCCCGCCGGGCCCGGCGGGCGCTGGTGGTCGACCAGTGGCCGTTGGCCCGGTGGGCCGTCTCGGGCCTGCTGCGGGACGCGGCGGTCGTGGAGTCGGTCTCGGTAGCCGCCACCGCCGAGGCCGCCTGGCGGATCTACCAGGAATCCCGCCCCGAACTCGTGGTCACCGACTGCGACTTGCTCGGCTCCTGGGACGGCATCCGGCTCGGCCGCCGGCTCAAGGAGTTGCCCGGGGCGCCGCTGGTGCTGGTCTACACCGAGCGCAGCGAGCTGAGCGTGGTGATCGAGTGCCTGCGGGGCGCGGCCGACGGCTTCGTGCACCGCTCGGTGGAGACGGTCGCCATGGTCGACGCCGTCGAGCGCCTGGTGGCCGGCCGGCACGTCTGGCTCACCAGCCAGGACCAGCCCCGCGCGGAGGAGGGCTGGCTGGAGACCGACCTCCAGCACGGCGGGATGACGGTGCGCGAGCGCGAGGTGCTGGCCCTGCTGCTGCGGCGGTTCTCCAACGACGAGATCGCGGACGAGCTCCACCTGGCCCGGCAGACGGTGAAGAACTACGTCAGCACGGTGCTGCAGAAGCTGGAGGTCTCCTCGCGGCGCGAGCTGTACGGACGGATGTGGGCCCCGGCCCAGGTCGGCAGCTGA
- a CDS encoding TetR/AcrR family transcriptional regulator, translated as MPRLGLDTAAVVAAALSVVDERGPAALTLAAVADRTGVATPSLYKHVKGLADLRRRAAEQVRTELGAELREAVQGRSSGEAVSALLRAHQDYADREPHRYALLTAGEPGSCPGQVDQVDAVMAAALRGYELPEPELHHATHALRAVALASAALGGSAESRGLLVQLFTTGLRSL; from the coding sequence GTGCCGCGCCTGGGCCTGGACACCGCCGCCGTGGTGGCCGCCGCGCTCTCCGTCGTGGACGAGCGCGGCCCCGCCGCCCTGACCCTCGCCGCCGTGGCCGACCGGACCGGCGTGGCGACCCCCTCGCTCTACAAGCACGTCAAGGGCCTGGCCGACCTGCGCCGCCGGGCCGCCGAACAGGTGCGCACCGAGCTCGGCGCGGAGCTGCGCGAGGCCGTCCAGGGCCGCAGCTCGGGCGAGGCGGTCTCCGCCCTGCTCCGCGCCCACCAGGACTACGCCGACCGCGAGCCGCACCGGTACGCGCTGCTCACCGCCGGCGAGCCGGGCAGCTGCCCGGGCCAGGTCGACCAGGTGGACGCCGTGATGGCCGCCGCCCTGCGCGGCTACGAGCTGCCCGAGCCGGAGCTACACCACGCCACCCACGCCCTGCGCGCCGTGGCCCTGGCCTCGGCCGCCCTCGGCGGCTCGGCCGAATCCCGCGGCCTGCTGGTGCAGCTCTTCACCACCGGCCTGCGGTCCCTCTGA
- the fdxA gene encoding ferredoxin, translating to MAYVIAAPCVDVKDRACIDECPVDCIYEGQRSQYIHPDECVDCGACEPVCPVEAIFFQDELPEEWADFARANAEVFIPLGSPGGASTVEVFAEDHPVVTAYVPSQV from the coding sequence ATGGCGTACGTGATAGCGGCCCCCTGTGTCGACGTGAAGGACCGGGCCTGCATCGACGAGTGCCCCGTCGACTGCATCTACGAGGGGCAGCGCTCGCAGTACATCCACCCGGACGAGTGCGTGGACTGCGGGGCCTGTGAGCCGGTCTGCCCGGTGGAGGCGATCTTCTTCCAGGACGAACTCCCGGAGGAGTGGGCCGACTTCGCCCGCGCCAACGCCGAGGTGTTCATCCCGCTCGGCTCGCCGGGCGGGGCGTCCACGGTGGAGGTCTTCGCCGAGGACCACCCCGTGGTGACGGCGTACGTGCCGAGTCAGGTCTGA
- a CDS encoding 2-oxoacid:ferredoxin oxidoreductase subunit beta: MPEAAFPSLNLVPKSELPLAARDFKTDQEVRWCPGCGDYAILAAVQSFMPELGIKRENTVFVSGIGCSSRFPYYMNTFGMHSIHGRAPAIATGLAASRPDLSVWVVTGDGDALSIGGNHLIHALRRNVNLKILLFNNRIYGLTKGQYSPTSEVGKITKSTPMGSLDHPFNPLSLAVGAEATFIARTIDSDRQHLTSVLRAAARHQGTALVEIYQNCNIFNDGAFELLKEPGTRDEALIRLEHGQPITFGTDQGVFRDPDGELTVDTVTEANRDRVLVHDAHHPSAARAFALTRLTDADLLHHTPIGVIRDTTRPVYDTLMADQLAAATAAKGPGDLAGLLAGNDTWTVN; this comes from the coding sequence ATGCCTGAGGCCGCGTTCCCCTCGTTGAACCTGGTGCCGAAGTCCGAACTGCCCCTCGCAGCCCGTGACTTCAAGACCGACCAGGAAGTCCGCTGGTGCCCCGGCTGCGGCGACTACGCCATCCTCGCCGCCGTCCAGTCCTTCATGCCCGAACTCGGCATCAAACGCGAGAACACCGTCTTCGTCTCCGGCATCGGCTGCTCCTCCCGCTTCCCGTACTACATGAACACCTTCGGGATGCACTCCATCCACGGCCGCGCCCCGGCCATCGCCACCGGCCTCGCCGCCTCCCGGCCCGACCTCTCCGTCTGGGTCGTCACGGGCGACGGCGACGCCCTCTCCATCGGCGGCAACCACCTCATCCACGCCCTGCGCCGCAACGTCAACCTCAAGATCCTGCTCTTCAACAACCGCATCTACGGCCTGACGAAGGGCCAGTACTCACCCACCAGCGAAGTCGGCAAGATCACCAAATCCACCCCCATGGGCTCCCTCGACCACCCCTTCAACCCCCTCTCCCTGGCCGTCGGCGCCGAAGCCACCTTCATCGCCCGCACCATCGACTCCGACCGCCAACACCTCACCTCCGTCCTCCGCGCCGCCGCCCGCCACCAAGGCACCGCCCTCGTCGAGATCTACCAGAACTGCAACATCTTCAACGACGGCGCCTTCGAACTCCTCAAAGAGCCCGGCACCCGCGACGAAGCCCTCATCCGCCTCGAACACGGACAACCCATCACCTTCGGCACCGACCAAGGCGTCTTCCGCGACCCCGACGGCGAACTGACCGTCGACACCGTCACCGAGGCCAACCGCGACCGGGTGCTCGTCCACGACGCCCACCACCCCAGCGCCGCCCGGGCCTTCGCCCTCACCCGCCTCACCGACGCCGACCTCCTCCACCACACCCCCATCGGCGTCATCCGCGACACCACCCGCCCCGTCTACGACACCCTCATGGCCGACCAACTCGCCGCCGCCACCGCGGCCAAGGGCCCCGGCGACCTGGCCGGCCTGCTGGCCGGCAACGACACCTGGACCGTCAACTAA
- a CDS encoding 2-oxoacid:acceptor oxidoreductase subunit alpha encodes MTVQAEAPAPAKVVLQVDRVIIRFAGDSGDGMQLTGDRFTSETASFGNDLSTLPNFPAEIRAPAGTLPGVSSFQLHFADHDILTPGDAPNVLVAMNPAALKANLADLPRGAELIVNTDEFTKRALTKVGYDSDPLADGSLDAYRLHAVPLTSLTVEALKESGLARKDAERAKNMFALGLLSWMYHRPTHSTEAFLRQKFARKPAIAEANITAYRAGWNYGETTESFAVSYEVAPSTFPAGTYRNISGNLALSYGLIAAAQRSGLPLFLGSYPITPASDILHELSKHKNFGVRTFQAEDEIAGIGAALGAAFGGALGVTTTSGPGVALKSETIGLAVSLELPLLVVDIQRGGPSTGLPTKTEQADLLQAMFGRNGEAPVPIVAPATAAECFDAAIEAARIAVTYRTPVLLLSDGYLANGSEPWRVPNVAELPVIEPGFATAPNHVLPDGSEVFWPYKRDSQTLARPWAVPGTAGLEHRIGGIEKQDGTGNISYDPANHQHMVRTRRAKIDGIAVRPVEVDDPTGDARVLVLGWGSTYGPITAAVRRVRREGGRIAQTHLRNVNPFPANLGAVLRGYDRVIVPEMNLGQLALLLRAEYLVDVESFTQVTGLPFKAEQLAGALTAALTDGAPDHA; translated from the coding sequence GTGACAGTTCAGGCAGAAGCACCTGCCCCGGCGAAGGTCGTCCTACAGGTCGACCGGGTGATCATCCGTTTCGCCGGTGACTCCGGCGACGGCATGCAGCTCACGGGTGACCGGTTCACCTCGGAGACGGCCTCCTTCGGGAACGACCTCTCCACCCTGCCGAACTTCCCGGCCGAGATCCGGGCCCCTGCCGGCACCCTGCCGGGGGTCTCCAGCTTCCAGCTGCACTTCGCGGACCACGACATCCTCACCCCCGGCGACGCGCCGAACGTGCTGGTCGCGATGAACCCGGCCGCCCTCAAGGCCAACCTGGCCGACCTCCCGCGCGGCGCCGAACTCATCGTCAACACCGACGAGTTCACCAAGCGCGCACTCACCAAGGTCGGGTACGACAGCGATCCGCTGGCCGACGGCTCACTGGACGCGTACCGGCTGCACGCCGTCCCGCTCACCTCGCTGACCGTGGAGGCGCTCAAGGAGAGCGGCCTGGCCCGCAAGGACGCCGAGCGGGCGAAGAACATGTTCGCGCTCGGCCTGCTCTCCTGGATGTACCACCGGCCGACCCACAGCACCGAGGCCTTCCTGCGGCAGAAGTTCGCCAGGAAGCCCGCCATCGCCGAGGCCAACATCACGGCCTACCGGGCCGGTTGGAACTACGGCGAGACCACCGAGTCCTTCGCCGTCTCCTATGAGGTCGCCCCGAGCACCTTCCCGGCCGGCACCTACCGGAACATCTCCGGCAACCTCGCGCTCTCCTACGGCCTGATCGCCGCCGCCCAGCGCAGCGGCCTCCCGCTGTTCCTGGGCTCGTACCCGATCACCCCGGCCTCGGACATCCTGCACGAGCTGAGCAAGCACAAGAACTTCGGTGTCCGCACCTTCCAGGCCGAGGACGAGATCGCCGGCATCGGCGCCGCCCTCGGTGCGGCCTTCGGCGGCGCGCTCGGCGTGACCACCACCTCGGGCCCGGGCGTGGCGCTGAAGTCGGAGACCATCGGGCTCGCCGTCTCGCTCGAACTCCCGCTGCTGGTGGTGGACATCCAGCGCGGCGGGCCGTCCACCGGGCTGCCGACCAAGACCGAGCAGGCCGACCTGCTGCAGGCGATGTTCGGCCGCAACGGCGAGGCGCCGGTGCCGATCGTGGCCCCGGCCACGGCGGCCGAGTGCTTTGACGCGGCGATCGAGGCGGCACGCATCGCGGTGACCTACCGGACGCCGGTGCTGCTGCTCTCGGACGGCTACCTGGCCAACGGCTCCGAACCCTGGCGGGTGCCGAACGTCGCGGAACTGCCCGTCATCGAGCCCGGGTTCGCCACCGCGCCGAACCACGTGCTGCCCGACGGCAGCGAGGTGTTCTGGCCGTACAAGCGGGACTCGCAGACGCTGGCCCGGCCGTGGGCGGTGCCCGGCACGGCCGGGCTCGAGCACCGGATCGGCGGGATCGAGAAGCAGGACGGCACCGGCAACATCTCCTACGACCCGGCCAACCACCAGCACATGGTCCGCACCCGGCGCGCCAAGATCGACGGCATCGCCGTCCGCCCGGTGGAGGTGGACGACCCGACCGGGGACGCGCGGGTGCTGGTGCTCGGCTGGGGCTCGACCTACGGCCCGATCACGGCGGCCGTGCGCCGGGTCCGCCGCGAGGGCGGGCGGATCGCCCAGACCCACCTGCGGAACGTCAACCCCTTCCCCGCCAACCTCGGTGCCGTACTGCGCGGTTACGACCGGGTGATCGTGCCCGAGATGAACCTGGGCCAGCTCGCCCTGCTGCTGCGTGCGGAGTACCTGGTGGACGTGGAGTCCTTCACGCAGGTCACCGGCCTGCCCTTCAAGGCCGAACAGCTGGCCGGCGCGCTCACGGCCGCCCTGACCGACGGAGCCCCCGACCATGCCTGA
- a CDS encoding alpha/beta fold hydrolase yields the protein MTNAGRTAGGPRPAAGNEIRLRTRVVHGYRRAFRMAGKGSAVLLVHGIGDSSATWAEVMPGLAQRYKVVAPDLLGHGASDKPRADYSIGGYANGMRDLLSVLGIERVTLVGHSLGGAVAMQFAYQFPERTERLVLVGTGGVGRQVTPVLKAATLPGANLVLSALRLPTMRTQIGIFVKLMELLDTGLGLDAPDVLRVVDALPDATSRNAFIRTLRAVVDWRGQVGTMLDRCYLTQGMPTMLIWGERDQVVPPVHAGIAHVAMPGSRLELFPDAGHFPFRSDPQRFISVLRDFIETTEPAHFSPEEWRSMLRGQSPQLRRAVAARLASVAGDGPGDGLRGTEDRGDTKDRPGGAEAKARESA from the coding sequence GTGACCAATGCGGGCAGGACGGCCGGTGGGCCCCGGCCGGCCGCGGGGAACGAGATCCGCCTGCGGACCCGCGTCGTGCACGGCTACCGGCGGGCCTTCCGGATGGCCGGCAAGGGCAGCGCGGTGCTGCTGGTGCACGGGATCGGGGACTCCTCGGCCACCTGGGCCGAGGTGATGCCGGGGCTGGCGCAGCGGTACAAGGTGGTGGCGCCGGACCTGCTGGGGCACGGCGCCTCGGACAAGCCGCGGGCCGACTACTCGATCGGCGGCTACGCGAACGGGATGCGCGATCTGCTCTCGGTGCTGGGCATCGAGCGGGTCACCCTGGTCGGGCACTCGCTCGGCGGCGCGGTGGCGATGCAGTTCGCCTACCAGTTCCCCGAGCGGACCGAGCGGTTGGTGCTGGTGGGCACCGGCGGGGTCGGGCGGCAGGTGACGCCGGTGCTCAAGGCCGCCACCCTGCCCGGGGCCAACCTGGTGCTCTCGGCGCTGCGGCTGCCGACCATGCGCACCCAGATCGGCATCTTCGTGAAGTTGATGGAGCTGCTCGACACCGGCCTCGGCCTGGACGCGCCGGACGTGCTGCGGGTGGTGGACGCGCTGCCGGACGCCACCTCGCGCAACGCCTTCATCCGCACCCTGCGCGCGGTGGTCGACTGGCGCGGCCAGGTCGGCACCATGCTCGACCGGTGTTACCTGACCCAGGGCATGCCCACCATGCTGATCTGGGGCGAGCGCGACCAGGTGGTGCCCCCGGTGCACGCGGGCATCGCGCACGTGGCGATGCCCGGCAGCCGGCTCGAACTCTTCCCGGACGCCGGGCACTTCCCGTTCCGCTCCGATCCGCAGCGCTTCATCTCGGTGCTGCGCGACTTCATCGAGACCACCGAGCCCGCGCACTTCAGCCCGGAGGAGTGGCGCTCGATGCTGCGCGGCCAGAGCCCGCAGCTGCGCCGGGCGGTCGCGGCCCGGCTGGCCTCGGTCGCGGGTGACGGGCCGGGGGACGGGCTCAGGGGCACCGAGGACCGGGGGGACACCAAGGACCGGCCCGGAGGGGCCGAGGCGAAGGCGAGGGAATCGGCATGA